Proteins co-encoded in one Xanthomonas campestris pv. badrii genomic window:
- a CDS encoding glutamine synthetase family protein: MSLRQRSRIATPKQPESALRRWLKDRHITEVECLVPDITGNARGKIIPADKFSHDYGTRLPEGIFATTVTGDFPDDYYALTSPSDSDMHLRPDASTVRMVPWATDPTAQVIHDCYTKDGQPHELAPRNVLRRVLEAYAQAKLQPVVAPELEFFLVQKNTDPDFPLLPPAGRSGRPETARQSYSIDAVNEFDPILDLMYDYCDAMELDVDTLIHESGAAQLEVNFTHADALSRADQVFLFKRTMREAALRHGVYATFLAKPMETEPGSAMHIHQSLLHAGTGKNVFSGKREGGFSDTFAHYLGGLQNYIPMAMGLLAPNVNSYRRLMFGEVSPSNVLWGFDNRTCGLRVPIDAPQNMRVESRFAGSDANPYLAMAATLACGLLGIREKLEPTAPISSNGKEQGYDLPRSLGEALDGLEGCEALQEMLGARFVRAYISVKRKEYETFFRVISSWEREFLLLNV, from the coding sequence ATGTCGCTTCGTCAACGTTCGCGCATCGCCACGCCCAAACAGCCGGAGAGCGCCTTGCGCCGCTGGCTCAAGGACCGCCACATCACCGAGGTGGAATGCCTGGTGCCGGACATCACCGGCAATGCGCGCGGCAAGATCATTCCGGCCGACAAGTTCTCGCACGACTACGGCACGCGACTGCCGGAAGGCATCTTCGCCACCACCGTCACCGGCGACTTTCCCGACGACTACTACGCGCTGACCTCGCCATCGGATTCGGACATGCATCTGCGCCCGGATGCCTCCACCGTGCGCATGGTGCCGTGGGCCACCGACCCCACCGCGCAGGTCATCCACGACTGCTATACCAAGGATGGCCAGCCGCACGAACTGGCGCCGCGCAACGTATTGCGTCGCGTGCTCGAGGCCTATGCGCAGGCCAAGCTGCAGCCGGTGGTGGCGCCGGAGCTGGAATTCTTCCTGGTGCAGAAGAACACCGACCCGGATTTCCCGCTGCTGCCGCCGGCCGGCCGCTCCGGCCGCCCGGAAACCGCGCGGCAGTCGTATTCCATCGATGCGGTCAACGAGTTCGACCCGATCCTGGACCTGATGTACGACTACTGCGATGCAATGGAACTGGACGTGGACACCTTGATCCACGAATCGGGCGCCGCGCAGCTGGAAGTCAATTTCACCCACGCCGATGCCTTGTCGCGCGCCGACCAGGTGTTCCTGTTCAAACGCACCATGCGCGAGGCCGCATTGCGCCACGGCGTGTATGCCACCTTCCTGGCAAAACCCATGGAAACCGAGCCGGGCAGCGCGATGCACATCCACCAGAGCCTGTTGCACGCGGGCACCGGCAAGAATGTGTTCAGTGGTAAGCGCGAAGGCGGGTTCAGCGATACCTTCGCGCATTATCTGGGCGGGCTGCAGAACTACATTCCAATGGCCATGGGGCTGCTGGCACCCAACGTCAATTCGTACCGGCGGCTGATGTTCGGCGAGGTGTCGCCAAGCAATGTGCTGTGGGGCTTCGACAACCGTACCTGCGGGCTGCGGGTGCCGATCGATGCGCCGCAGAACATGCGGGTGGAAAGTCGCTTCGCCGGCTCCGACGCCAACCCGTATCTGGCGATGGCGGCGACCTTGGCCTGCGGGTTGTTGGGTATCCGCGAAAAGCTCGAACCAACCGCGCCCATCAGCAGCAATGGCAAGGAGCAGGGCTACGATCTGCCGCGCTCGTTGGGAGAGGCGCTGGATGGGTTGGAGGGATGCGAGGCATTGCAGGAGATGTTGGGCGCGCGGTTTGTGCGGGCCTATATCTCGGTGAAGCGGAAAGAATATGAGACGTTTTTCCGGGTGATCAGCTCGTGGGAGCGGGAGTTCCTGTTGTTGAACGTGTGA
- a CDS encoding gamma-glutamyl-gamma-aminobutyrate hydrolase family protein: MAVVPLVGLPTDRIAQGPHPFLAAGEKYVRAVVEAAGAMPVLLPSLQPTLDAAVWLERLDGLLLTGAVSNIEPHHYSDESSWEGNPHDVARDATTLAMIPQALARGLPVLAICRGLQEVNVALGGRLHQRVHDVPGLRDHREDRSAALEVQYGPAHPVRLQSGGWLAGMRGADEVMVNSLHGQGIATLADGLLVEATAPDGLIEAFRGAGPAFLLAVQWHPEWRVTQQPFYRAIFEAFGQACRRHAAQRGQ, from the coding sequence ATGGCTGTCGTACCGCTGGTCGGGCTGCCGACCGATCGCATCGCGCAGGGGCCGCATCCGTTCCTGGCGGCCGGCGAAAAATACGTGCGTGCGGTGGTGGAAGCGGCCGGGGCCATGCCGGTGCTGCTGCCCAGCCTGCAGCCCACGCTGGATGCCGCCGTGTGGCTGGAGCGCCTGGATGGCCTGCTGCTCACCGGGGCGGTCAGCAATATCGAGCCGCATCACTACAGCGACGAATCCAGTTGGGAGGGCAACCCGCACGATGTGGCGCGCGATGCCACCACCCTGGCGATGATTCCACAGGCGCTGGCGCGCGGCCTGCCGGTGCTGGCGATCTGCCGTGGCCTGCAGGAGGTGAACGTGGCGCTGGGCGGGCGCCTGCACCAGCGCGTGCATGACGTACCTGGCCTGCGCGATCACCGCGAAGACCGCAGCGCTGCGCTGGAGGTGCAATACGGCCCCGCCCATCCGGTGCGGTTGCAGTCCGGCGGCTGGCTGGCCGGCATGCGCGGCGCCGACGAGGTCATGGTCAATTCGCTGCACGGGCAGGGCATCGCCACGCTTGCCGACGGGTTACTGGTCGAGGCCACCGCACCGGACGGCCTGATCGAAGCGTTTCGCGGTGCCGGGCCGGCGTTCCTGCTGGCGGTGCAGTGGCATCCGGAATGGCGTGTCACACAGCAACCGTTCTACCGTGCCATCTTTGAGGCCTTCGGCCAGGCCTGTCGCCGCCATGCCGCCCAGCGCGGCCAGTGA
- a CDS encoding glutamine synthetase family protein → MASENPVASLPAADAATLARIPGCASVDLLLPDTNGVLRGKRITADTLGKVYRDGVCLPMSLIATDITGNTVEETGLGYAIGDADRICRPIAGSLRAVPWAPQPMAQLLLAMHTPEGQLFEVAPRAVLQRVLAGFAARGLTPVIAVELEFYLFDAVPDAQGRPQTPRDPVTGARSASTQVYALQDLDDQRGFTDAVTAACRQQGIPADTAVAEYAPGQFEINLQHRADAVAACDEAILLKRTIKAIAQQQGTLASFMAKPFPDQAGSGLHLHVSLLDQEGNNVLAGGADAPAAALRHAIAGLQRHADACLLLFAPHANSYRRFVSNAFVPLDASWGFNNRTVALRIPHSDARNTRIEHRIAGADANPYLVAAAVLAAMLDGLQQPGEPTAPIVGNAYAQSVFRPRTWQGAVDAFLGSDFIDARFGRQFRQVFGQQKQRELFDYQALVPDLDYARYLRTV, encoded by the coding sequence ATGGCTTCCGAGAACCCCGTCGCGTCCCTGCCCGCCGCCGATGCCGCCACGCTGGCGCGCATCCCCGGCTGTGCCTCGGTGGACCTGTTGTTGCCCGACACCAACGGCGTGCTGCGCGGCAAGCGCATCACCGCCGACACCTTGGGCAAGGTGTACCGCGATGGCGTGTGCCTGCCGATGTCGCTGATCGCCACCGACATCACCGGCAATACCGTGGAAGAAACCGGGCTGGGGTATGCCATCGGCGATGCCGACCGCATCTGCCGGCCGATCGCTGGTTCGCTGCGAGCGGTGCCGTGGGCACCACAGCCGATGGCGCAGCTGCTGTTGGCGATGCACACCCCCGAGGGCCAGCTGTTCGAGGTGGCGCCGCGCGCGGTGCTGCAGCGCGTGCTGGCCGGCTTCGCCGCGCGGGGCTTGACCCCGGTGATTGCGGTGGAACTGGAGTTCTACCTGTTCGATGCGGTGCCCGATGCGCAGGGCCGCCCGCAGACCCCGCGCGACCCGGTCACCGGCGCCCGCAGCGCCAGCACCCAGGTGTATGCGTTGCAGGACCTGGACGACCAGCGTGGCTTCACCGACGCGGTCACCGCTGCATGCCGCCAGCAAGGCATTCCCGCCGACACCGCGGTGGCCGAGTACGCGCCGGGCCAGTTCGAGATCAACCTGCAGCATCGCGCCGATGCGGTAGCGGCCTGCGACGAGGCGATCCTGCTCAAGCGCACCATCAAGGCCATTGCGCAGCAGCAAGGCACGCTCGCCAGCTTCATGGCCAAGCCCTTCCCCGACCAGGCCGGCAGCGGCCTGCATCTGCATGTGAGCCTGCTGGATCAGGAAGGCAACAACGTGCTGGCCGGCGGCGCCGACGCGCCGGCCGCCGCGTTGCGGCACGCCATCGCCGGGCTGCAGCGGCATGCCGACGCCTGTCTGCTGCTGTTCGCACCACATGCCAACAGCTACCGCCGCTTCGTCAGCAACGCGTTCGTGCCGCTGGATGCCAGCTGGGGCTTCAATAACCGGACGGTGGCACTGCGCATCCCGCATAGCGATGCGCGCAACACCCGCATCGAACACCGCATTGCTGGCGCCGATGCCAATCCGTACCTGGTGGCCGCCGCGGTGCTGGCGGCCATGCTTGACGGCTTGCAACAGCCCGGCGAGCCCACTGCGCCGATCGTGGGCAATGCCTATGCGCAATCGGTGTTCCGGCCGCGCACCTGGCAGGGCGCGGTGGATGCATTTCTGGGCAGCGATTTCATCGACGCCCGGTTCGGCAGGCAATTCCGGCAGGTGTTCGGCCAGCAGAAGCAGCGTGAGCTGTTCGACTACCAGGCGCTGGTGCCGGACCTGGATTACGCCCGGTACCTGCGCACCGTGTGA
- a CDS encoding NAD(P)/FAD-dependent oxidoreductase, translating to MGSPPATTSETPGNAYPDSWYARSTPALPAQPRLQGALQADVCILGAGYTGLTAALALAEAGYRVVVLEARRIGWGASGRNGGQAIVGYGCEQDTLEALVGDADARLLFDFSRDGMRLLRQRIARHGIACDWRDGHAHVPLKPRQVRALQHGIVRMAERYDYPLQWWDRARTRQVLDSPLYLGAMFDAASGHLHPLAYALGLARAALAAGVRIFEDSAVTRQDAGAPVTMHTAEGSVKADFGVIAGNALLHGIAPQLEQRIMPVGTYVGATPPLGAARARALIGNDMAVADTNWALDYYRLSADHRLLFGGRASYSSRPPPSLQGLMTRRMHTVFPQLRDVPLESVWGGYVDITRNRAPHWGRLAPNLYFAQGFSGHGVAATGLAGQVIVEAIAGQSRRLDVFARIAHRPFPGGQRLRTPLLVAAMSWYRLRDALW from the coding sequence ATGGGCAGCCCGCCCGCAACCACCAGCGAAACGCCGGGCAACGCGTATCCAGACAGCTGGTATGCGCGCAGCACGCCAGCCCTGCCCGCCCAGCCGCGCCTGCAGGGCGCGCTGCAGGCCGATGTCTGCATCCTCGGCGCCGGCTATACCGGCCTGACGGCAGCGCTGGCGCTGGCCGAAGCCGGCTATCGGGTGGTCGTGCTGGAGGCCAGGCGCATCGGTTGGGGCGCGTCCGGGCGAAACGGCGGCCAGGCCATCGTCGGCTACGGCTGCGAGCAGGACACGCTGGAAGCGCTGGTCGGCGATGCGGATGCGCGCCTGCTGTTCGACTTCTCACGCGATGGCATGCGCCTGCTGCGCCAGCGCATCGCGCGTCACGGCATCGCCTGCGACTGGCGCGACGGGCATGCGCATGTGCCATTGAAGCCGCGACAGGTCCGTGCCCTGCAGCACGGCATCGTGCGCATGGCCGAGCGCTACGACTACCCGCTGCAATGGTGGGACCGCGCCCGCACCCGGCAGGTGCTGGACAGCCCGCTGTACCTGGGCGCGATGTTCGACGCGGCCAGCGGCCATCTGCATCCGCTGGCCTACGCCCTTGGCCTGGCGCGTGCCGCGCTGGCCGCCGGGGTGCGCATCTTCGAAGACTCGGCGGTGACCCGGCAGGACGCTGGTGCACCGGTCACGATGCACACCGCCGAGGGCAGCGTGAAAGCAGACTTCGGGGTGATTGCCGGCAACGCCTTGCTGCACGGCATCGCCCCGCAGCTGGAGCAGCGCATCATGCCGGTGGGCACCTATGTCGGCGCGACGCCGCCGCTGGGCGCGGCGCGTGCACGCGCGCTGATCGGCAACGACATGGCGGTGGCCGATACCAATTGGGCGCTGGACTATTACCGGCTCAGCGCCGATCACCGGCTGCTGTTCGGCGGGCGCGCCAGTTATTCGTCGCGCCCGCCGCCGAGCCTGCAGGGCCTGATGACCCGGCGCATGCACACCGTCTTCCCGCAGCTGCGCGACGTGCCACTGGAGAGCGTGTGGGGCGGCTACGTGGACATCACCCGCAACCGCGCCCCGCACTGGGGCCGGCTCGCGCCGAACCTGTATTTCGCGCAAGGCTTCTCCGGCCACGGCGTCGCGGCGACCGGCCTGGCCGGCCAGGTCATCGTCGAGGCCATTGCCGGCCAGAGCCGGCGCCTGGACGTGTTCGCCCGCATTGCGCACCGGCCGTTCCCGGGCGGACAACGGCTGCGTACCCCGTTGCTGGTGGCCGCCATGAGCTGGTACCGGCTGCGCGACGCGCTGTGGTGA
- a CDS encoding diguanylate cyclase, which translates to MSPGTLHRNSESAVLPQRVLLVENSRTFTSMLREAIEQRVELPVTVVSTLAEAARVLDEEDGWFLVLTGLVLVDGDRDKVVEFFLSRNLPTVVVSGVYDEDLRQRVLQQQIIDYVLKNAPGSIEYLAWLVQRLERNRRIGALVVDDSLSARTYAAALLSMYGYRVVLAADGAAGLEAIERDPGIRLTIVDQEMPGMEGVEFTRRLRAIRSRDKVAVIGISGNSDSSLIPRFLKNGANDFLRKPFSREEFFCRVSQNVDQLELIGTLQDLATRDFLTGLPNRRYFLEQSQRVIPKLLSQEQTVTAAMLDIDHFKHINDTWGHEAGDQALRAVAASVSGHARPQDLVARFGGEEFCLLVPGLDAANATSYFETLRERISALRVRIGDETLSMTVSIGVCIATEGDQSLHHLLNEADKYLYLAKAGGRNQVRLAS; encoded by the coding sequence ATGTCTCCAGGTACCCTACATCGCAACAGTGAAAGTGCAGTTCTGCCGCAACGTGTGTTGCTGGTGGAGAACTCACGCACGTTCACCAGCATGCTGCGCGAAGCCATCGAGCAACGCGTGGAACTGCCGGTCACGGTCGTCTCGACCCTGGCCGAAGCGGCGCGGGTGCTCGACGAAGAAGATGGCTGGTTCCTGGTCCTGACCGGGCTGGTGCTGGTGGACGGCGACCGCGACAAGGTGGTGGAGTTCTTCCTGTCGCGCAACCTGCCCACCGTGGTGGTCAGCGGCGTGTACGACGAGGACCTGCGCCAGCGCGTGCTGCAGCAGCAGATCATCGACTACGTGCTCAAGAACGCACCGGGCAGCATCGAATACCTGGCCTGGCTGGTGCAGCGCCTGGAGCGCAACCGCCGCATCGGCGCACTGGTGGTGGACGACTCGCTGTCTGCCCGCACCTACGCGGCGGCGTTGCTGTCGATGTACGGCTACCGCGTGGTGCTGGCTGCCGACGGCGCAGCCGGCCTGGAAGCCATCGAGCGCGATCCTGGCATCCGCCTGACCATCGTCGACCAGGAAATGCCCGGCATGGAAGGGGTGGAATTCACCCGCCGGCTGCGTGCGATCCGCTCGCGCGACAAGGTGGCGGTGATCGGCATCTCCGGCAACAGCGATTCGTCGCTGATCCCGCGCTTCCTGAAGAACGGTGCCAACGACTTCCTGCGCAAGCCCTTCTCGCGCGAGGAATTCTTCTGCCGTGTCTCGCAGAACGTGGACCAGCTGGAATTGATCGGCACACTGCAGGACCTGGCCACGCGCGACTTCCTCACCGGCTTGCCGAACCGGCGCTATTTCCTGGAACAGAGCCAGCGGGTGATCCCCAAGCTGCTGTCGCAGGAGCAGACGGTGACCGCGGCGATGCTGGATATCGACCACTTCAAGCACATCAACGACACCTGGGGCCACGAAGCCGGCGACCAGGCACTGCGTGCGGTGGCCGCCTCGGTGTCCGGGCATGCACGGCCGCAGGACCTGGTGGCGCGGTTCGGCGGCGAGGAATTCTGCCTGCTGGTCCCCGGGCTCGATGCAGCCAACGCCACCAGTTACTTCGAGACCCTGCGCGAACGCATCAGCGCATTGCGCGTGCGCATCGGCGATGAAACGCTGAGCATGACGGTCAGCATTGGCGTATGCATTGCAACCGAAGGCGACCAGTCGCTGCATCACCTGTTGAACGAAGCCGACAAATATCTGTATCTGGCCAAGGCCGGCGGCCGCAACCAGGTGCGCCTGGCGAGCTGA
- a CDS encoding MFS transporter, with protein MTAAAPLVTPSNSPARVLFASLIGTTIEFFDFYIYATAAVLVFPTLFFPAGDGNAAMLQSLATFAVAFIARPVGSAVFGHFGDRIGRKATLVAALLTMGLSTVAIGLLPGYAQIGVLAPALLAVCRFGQGLGLGGEWGGAVLLATENAPPGKRVWYGMFPQLGAPLGFLLSTGTFLGMGALLDDADFLAWGWRVPFLASALLVLTGLWVRLSITETPDFQQTLDRKTRVRLPLGTVISQHWPALIVGTLGAFATFVLFYLMTVFALGYGTKTLGYAKEQFLLLQVAGIVFFALGIPLSAKFGDRHGAPLAMMLASIAIIAFGLAFAPLFQANHPLQVLGFLSLGFFFMGLTYGPCGTLLAQLYPTEVRYTGASLSFNLASILGAAPAPYVATQLAERYGVQAVGYYLGAAAVSSLIALMVARRSRRSMLFNTRLP; from the coding sequence ATGACTGCTGCCGCGCCGCTTGTCACGCCCTCCAATTCGCCTGCGCGCGTGCTGTTCGCCAGTCTGATCGGCACCACTATCGAGTTCTTCGATTTCTATATCTACGCCACCGCGGCCGTGCTGGTGTTCCCCACGTTGTTCTTCCCGGCCGGCGACGGCAATGCGGCGATGCTGCAATCGCTGGCCACGTTTGCGGTGGCCTTCATCGCGCGGCCGGTGGGCTCGGCGGTGTTCGGCCACTTCGGCGACCGCATCGGCCGCAAGGCCACACTGGTGGCGGCGTTGCTGACGATGGGCCTGTCCACGGTGGCGATCGGCCTGTTGCCCGGTTATGCGCAGATCGGCGTGCTGGCACCGGCGCTGCTGGCGGTCTGCCGCTTCGGCCAGGGCCTGGGCCTGGGCGGTGAGTGGGGCGGGGCGGTGCTGTTGGCCACCGAGAACGCACCGCCCGGCAAGCGCGTGTGGTACGGCATGTTTCCGCAGCTGGGCGCGCCGCTGGGCTTTCTGCTGTCCACCGGCACGTTCCTGGGCATGGGGGCGTTGCTGGACGATGCCGACTTCCTGGCGTGGGGGTGGCGGGTGCCGTTCCTGGCCAGCGCGCTGCTGGTGCTCACCGGCCTGTGGGTGCGCCTGAGCATCACCGAAACGCCGGACTTTCAACAAACCCTGGATCGCAAGACGCGCGTGCGGCTGCCGCTGGGCACGGTGATCTCGCAGCATTGGCCTGCGTTGATCGTCGGCACCCTGGGCGCGTTCGCCACCTTCGTGCTGTTCTACCTGATGACCGTCTTTGCGCTGGGCTATGGCACCAAGACCCTGGGCTACGCCAAGGAGCAGTTCCTGCTGCTGCAGGTGGCCGGCATCGTGTTTTTCGCGCTGGGAATCCCGTTGTCGGCCAAGTTCGGCGACCGCCATGGGGCGCCGCTGGCGATGATGCTGGCCAGCATCGCCATCATCGCGTTCGGGCTGGCATTCGCGCCGTTGTTCCAGGCCAATCATCCATTGCAGGTGCTGGGCTTCCTGTCGCTGGGATTTTTCTTCATGGGCCTGACCTACGGCCCCTGCGGCACCCTGCTGGCGCAGCTATATCCCACCGAGGTGCGCTACACCGGCGCATCCTTGTCGTTCAACCTGGCCAGTATCCTGGGCGCGGCACCGGCGCCGTATGTGGCCACCCAGCTGGCAGAACGCTATGGCGTGCAAGCAGTGGGGTACTACCTTGGCGCAGCCGCCGTGTCGAGCCTGATCGCGCTGATGGTGGCGCGGCGTTCGCGTCGCTCGATGCTCTTCAATACGCGATTGCCGTAA
- a CDS encoding FdhF/YdeP family oxidoreductase → MSKKTIKQYDNPAGGWGALRSVAKHLMEQDIAVQGAKTLLHANQPDGFDCPGCAWPDRDHTSTFEFCENGAKAVAAESTARRAGAELFASHSVSLLSQYSDYWLEGQGRLTQPMRYDAATDHYVPVSWDDAFAQIASHLNGLASPDEAIFYTSGRTSNEAAFLYQLFVREFGTNNFPDCSNMCHEPSGTALRSQIGVGKGTVSLHDFELADAIFIFGQNPGTNHPRMLGELRQASKRGAAIAAFNPLRERGLEKFADPQDKLEMLHNGSTRIASDYFQLKIGGDLAAIKGIIKHVLERDAQAQRDGTARLLDLEFIAEHTANFDAFAADVHAERWSTIVEESGLDEAALRKAGEIYLKAERVIACWGMGITQHKHSVATIHMITNLLLLRGHLGRPGAGVCPVRGHSNVQGDRTMMIYEKPPAAFLDKLQSVFGFAPPRTDGFDTVGAIEAMLDGRGKVFFAMGGNFAAATPDTDATHRALRNCELTVHVTTKLNRSHLVHGRDALILPCLGRTEIDIQDAGSQGVTVEDSMSMVHLSAGINPPASPDLLSEPAIVARMAEATLGARSAIRWRWLVGDYDRIRDLIAQVFPDFADFNERVRTPGGFRLSNTARDRNWVTPEQRAVFKSHAVPTDNPIHRARRSRGDQMVFTLATTRSHDQYNTTIYGLDDRYRGVFGERRVLFINGADIAALNMKAGDWVDLESLCEDGVRREARRFLLVDYNIPRGCLAAYYPETNALVPLSSFADEARTPTSKSIPVIVLPHRAETADAAPRDIGAVLVR, encoded by the coding sequence CGAATCCACCGCGCGCCGCGCCGGCGCCGAGTTGTTCGCCTCGCACAGCGTCAGCCTGTTGTCGCAGTACAGCGACTACTGGCTGGAAGGGCAGGGCCGCCTGACCCAGCCGATGCGCTACGACGCGGCCACCGACCACTACGTGCCGGTGAGCTGGGACGATGCGTTTGCGCAGATCGCCAGCCATCTCAACGGCCTGGCGAGCCCGGACGAGGCGATCTTCTACACCTCCGGGCGCACCAGCAACGAGGCGGCGTTCCTGTACCAGCTGTTCGTGCGCGAGTTCGGCACCAACAACTTCCCCGACTGCTCCAACATGTGCCACGAGCCCTCCGGCACCGCGCTGCGGTCGCAGATCGGCGTGGGCAAGGGCACGGTGTCGCTGCACGATTTCGAACTGGCCGATGCCATCTTCATCTTCGGCCAGAATCCCGGCACCAATCATCCGCGCATGCTCGGCGAGTTGCGCCAGGCGTCCAAGCGCGGCGCGGCGATTGCGGCGTTCAATCCGCTGCGCGAGCGCGGGCTGGAAAAGTTCGCCGACCCGCAGGACAAGCTGGAGATGCTGCACAACGGCTCCACGCGCATCGCTTCGGATTACTTCCAGCTCAAGATCGGCGGCGACCTGGCCGCGATCAAGGGCATCATCAAGCATGTGCTCGAACGCGATGCGCAGGCACAGCGCGATGGCACAGCGCGGTTGCTGGATCTGGAGTTCATCGCCGAGCACACCGCCAACTTCGACGCCTTCGCCGCCGACGTGCATGCGGAACGCTGGAGCACCATCGTCGAAGAATCCGGCCTGGACGAAGCGGCGCTGCGCAAGGCCGGCGAAATCTATCTGAAGGCCGAGCGCGTGATCGCCTGCTGGGGCATGGGCATCACCCAGCACAAGCATTCGGTCGCCACCATCCACATGATCACCAACCTGCTGTTGCTGCGTGGCCATCTGGGCCGCCCCGGCGCAGGTGTTTGCCCGGTGCGTGGGCATAGCAACGTGCAGGGCGACCGCACGATGATGATCTACGAAAAGCCGCCGGCCGCGTTCCTGGACAAGCTGCAGTCGGTGTTCGGCTTCGCGCCACCGCGCACCGACGGCTTCGACACCGTCGGTGCGATCGAGGCGATGCTGGATGGCCGCGGCAAGGTGTTCTTCGCGATGGGCGGCAACTTCGCTGCGGCCACACCGGATACCGATGCCACCCACCGCGCGCTGCGCAATTGCGAACTCACCGTTCACGTCACCACCAAGCTCAATCGCAGCCACCTGGTGCATGGGCGCGATGCGTTGATCCTGCCGTGCCTGGGGCGCACCGAAATCGATATCCAGGACGCCGGCTCGCAAGGCGTGACGGTGGAAGATTCGATGAGCATGGTGCACCTGTCGGCCGGCATCAATCCGCCGGCCTCGCCGGACCTGTTGTCCGAGCCGGCGATCGTGGCACGCATGGCCGAAGCCACCCTGGGGGCGCGCAGCGCGATCCGCTGGCGCTGGCTGGTGGGCGACTACGACCGCATCCGCGACCTCATCGCGCAGGTGTTCCCGGATTTTGCCGACTTCAATGAGCGCGTGCGCACGCCAGGCGGCTTCCGCCTCTCCAATACCGCGCGCGACCGCAACTGGGTCACGCCCGAGCAGCGTGCGGTGTTCAAATCGCATGCGGTGCCCACCGACAACCCGATCCATCGTGCGCGGCGTTCGCGTGGCGATCAGATGGTGTTTACGCTGGCCACCACGCGCTCGCACGACCAATACAACACCACCATCTACGGGCTGGACGACCGCTACCGGGGTGTGTTCGGCGAGCGCCGCGTGCTGTTCATCAATGGTGCCGACATCGCGGCACTGAACATGAAGGCCGGCGACTGGGTGGACCTGGAAAGCCTGTGCGAGGACGGCGTGCGCCGCGAGGCGCGGCGTTTCCTGCTGGTGGACTACAACATCCCGCGTGGCTGCCTGGCGGCGTATTACCCGGAAACCAACGCGTTGGTGCCGCTGTCCAGCTTCGCCGACGAAGCACGCACGCCGACCTCCAAGTCGATTCCGGTGATCGTGCTGCCGCATCGTGCCGAAACCGCCGATGCGGCGCCGCGCGACATCGGGGCCGTGCTTGTCCGCTGA